TACGTCCTGACCGAGCGAGTTGAGAAAGCGGTAGAGCCGCTCCATGGAGAAGCCCGCAAGCCGCCCCCGATGCAGGTTTGAGACGTCCGGTTGGGAGATGCCGAGAACACCCGCCGCTATCGCCTGGGTCAACCCCCGCGCTGCGATCAAGTGCCGAATGGCGCGCGCCAACTCCGCCTTGGCGAGCAGCTCGTCGGCGTTCGGCCGCCCAAGATCTGCGAAGATGTTGTCGCCGGCCTGGTAGACGGCCTGCTCCTCGTCCCCGCTCCCCGTGCTCCGACGGGTCTTCCGCAGCGCCTCACGCATGGCGATCCTCCTGGTGCTCCAACGTGGCGTAGTGCCGTTCGGCGATGTGATAGCGACGCCGCACGAGATCAAGGTCGCGCTTGGGCGTCGCAATCCCATGCCTGGACTTCTTCTGAAAGACGTGGAGCACGTAGAC
The sequence above is drawn from the Gemmatimonadales bacterium genome and encodes:
- a CDS encoding helix-turn-helix transcriptional regulator — translated: MREALRKTRRSTGSGDEEQAVYQAGDNIFADLGRPNADELLAKAELARAIRHLIAARGLTQAIAAGVLGISQPDVSNLHRGRLAGFSMERLYRFLNSLGQDVRIVVQPKPRSRARATVRTLVRAGAR